A single genomic interval of Gossypium raimondii isolate GPD5lz chromosome 11, ASM2569854v1, whole genome shotgun sequence harbors:
- the LOC128034720 gene encoding uncharacterized protein LOC128034720 has product MGVVKVDDSSSTENPLPNHTNVAVNMMDESMGRRVNESIAEVKIPLRRVWKEMVGRGLIVSDLVRGGETQSFCEFHHEVRHEIQRCGEFRALVQSLMVSGEIEVFEEVEGKGSICASKLVTRISKVSLPVIIISRPKVNEVGSQVTPKIVIQKPIKFSYKDSKKVPWNYECNVTVSGKEALVSVIKENQKTGSCTSTERHCSRMNGQAESAEGKVLTTEEYSVVEQLHKQPARIFVLALLMSSEVHRNTLMRVLNETYVASDISVNQLDQLVNNISANNFIFINDDERPSGGMGSTKALHITTRCKGYMLPGVLIDNGSALNILPLSTLNRLPVDSSHMKTCQNVVRAFNGTERKVLGRIEIPLQIGPNTYEVDFIVMDIKPSYNCLLGRPWIHSVGAVPSSLHQNLKLVSEGRLVTISAEEGIITSITSNTPYVKTDEEAVECSF; this is encoded by the exons ATGGGCGTTGTCAAGGTAGATGATTCATCTAGTACAGAAAATCCATTACCTAATCATACTAATGTTGCGGTAAACATGATGGATGAAAGTATGGGGAGAAGAGTCAATGAGAGTATTGCTGAGGTAAAAATCCCCTTGAGGAGGGTTTGGAAAGAAATGGTAGGAAGAGGGTTAATCGTCTCGGATTTAGTGAGAGGTGGTGAGACCCAAAGTTTttgtgagttccatcatgagGTGAGACATGAAATTCAGAGATGTGGGGAATTCAGAGCTCTGGTCCAGAGCTTGATGGTTAGTGGAGAAATAGAGGTTTTTGAAGAGGTGGAAGGAAAAGGAAGTATATGCGCATCGAAGTTAGTGACGAGGATTTCGAAGGTAAGTCTTCCTGTGATTATCATCTCGCGCCCTAAAGTTAATGAGGTTGGGTCACAGGTGACACCGAAGATTGTAATTCAGAAGCCGATAAAGTTTTCGTATAAGGATAGTAAGAAGGTCCCTTGGAATTATGAGTGCAATGTAACAGTTTCAGGAAAGGAAGCTTTAGTTAGTGTtataaaagaaaaccaaaagacAGGTTCTTGTACAAGTACTGAGAGACACTGCAGCCGGATGAATGGTCAAGCAGAATCGGCGGAGGGAAAAGTTCTTACGACAGA AGAGTATAGCGTAGTAGAGCAACTGCATAAGCAACCAGCTCGTATATTTGTGTTAGCCTTGCTCATGAGTTCAGAGGTGCATCGAAATACACTGATGAGGGTGTTAAACGAAACATACGTGGCAAGTGATATTTCTGTCAACCAATTGGATCAGTTGGTCAACAATATAAGCgctaataattttatcttcatCAATGATGACGAAAGACCATCTGGAGGTATGGGGTCCACTAAAGCTCTGCACATTACTACTCGATGTAAAGGGTACATGCTGCCAGGAgttttgattgataatggatccGCATTGAATATACTGCCCTTATCTACTCTCAATAGGCTACCTGTGGATAGCTCACATATGAAAACGTGTCAAAATGTGGTAAGGGCATTCAATGGAACAGAAAGAAAAGTTTTGGGGAGAATTGAAATCCCGTTACAGATTGGCCCAAATACTTATGAAGTGGATTTCATTGTAATGGATATCAAGCCTTCGTATAACTGTTTGTTAGGGAGACCTTGGATACACTCGGTAGGGGCTGTGCCTTCATCACTGCATCAGAATTTGAAATTAGTGTCAGAGGGACGGTTGGTGACAATAAGTGCCGAGGAGGGTATTATTACGTCAATAACCAGCAATACACCATATGTGAAGACGGATGAGGAGGCGGTGGAATGTTCTTTCTGA
- the LOC128034721 gene encoding uncharacterized protein LOC128034721, which yields MESTALNGRMVRWQILLSEFDIVYVSRKAVKGSAIADFLASRALEDYEPLNFDFPNEDLMYVVVTEENSQMDHVWKLNFDGASNAVGNGIGAILISPSGDHYPIASKLDFDYMNNMAKYEACIMGIRAAIERKIRVLKVYGDSALVIYQLKGE from the coding sequence atggagtcgacTGCTTTGAATGGGAGGATGGTTAGATGGCAGATCTTGctttctgaatttgacatagtgtaTGTGAGTCGGAAGGCCGTAAAAGGGAGCGCAATAGCTGACTTTTTAGCTAGCAGGGCCTTGGAGGATTAtgagcctttgaactttgatttcccaaatgaggatCTGATGTATGTGGTAGTCACTGAAGAAAATTCCCAAATGGATCATGTGTGGAAGCTAAATTTTGATGGAGCCTCAAATGCTGTaggtaatggaattggggcaaTCCTAATATCTCCAagcggagatcattatcctatTGCTAGCAAACTagattttgattatatgaaCAATATGGCGAAATATGAAGCATGCATTATGGGCATTCGTGCAGCCATCGAACGTAAGATCAGAGTGTTAAAAGTGTATGGGGATTctgcattggtgatataccagCTTAAAGGAGAATGA